The DNA sequence GTACAACCTGCAAAGGAGTGAGGCAACCAATAAGAGCCCGTTCGAGCTAGCCACAGGGCAATAACTattaactcctcacactctaacgATTGGCTATACGGGAAGAAGTCTAACGGCTTTCAAGTTCGCAAAAGGGTGGCACGAGCAAGTTGACATAGCGCGCTCATACTTGAACAAGGccgctaagaaaatgaagaaatgggcTAACAAGAAGCGACATCACACGGAGTACAAGGTCAGAGACATGGTGCTTgtcaagctccttcctcaacaattcaaatCCCTAAGGCCGGTGCATAAGGGCCTTGTGAGGAGGTATGAAGAACCATTCCCCATACTTGGGAAAGTCGGCAAGGTGTCCTATAGAGTTGAGTTACCACCaaggttgaagattcatcctgTCTTCCACGTGAGCTACTTGAAACCCTATCACGAAGACAAGGATGATTCGAGCCGAGGGTTGTCTAAGAGGGCACCTACAGCGATTGTGACCTCCTATGACAAAGAGGTGGAACACATCCTTGTAGATCGGGTCATCAGGAGACGAGGTGTACCTCCTGTTACAGAATACCTAGTAAAATGGAAGAGATTACCGGAGAGTGAGGCTAGCTGGGAGCCAGCAGATGCACTATGGTAGTTCCAGGAGCAGATTGAGCGATTCTGGGCAGAAGGCGCGACAAGGACGTCTGCAGcttaggtgggggagagtgtcacaagtTGATTCAAATGAAACCTCCCCATGAGCTTATGTAGAGCCAGGAAGCTtttggagactcctagagtaggaagagtgtggaaggttctagagatgtcTGGAGGAATCCACATaactctacactatggtggaaggcatgagaggagtctagggctttctagagaatttcAGAAGtctcttgtatatacttgtacataggcttgtacctagaatgatgtaggacattTTAGAATatacttgagttgtaaggaaccttccaaggttccagagagttccattggtgcctataaataggtgagggcctcattcgGCCAAGgtaccaagcaagtgagcttccaagcacttataaaggtttccttgagttagtgaaagcttccattctttaaagagttgcctactaagcttcttaagcttttgagtcgcgagtgtcttagtcgagcaagctaagcattggggagcaagGCCGACTTAgtaagatcaagcgtcttgacttgcctaagtgccgcacgagcttagtgaacgactaagtccgtgacaataggcccacttaggctccttaagcccatttagataattttttgcatgaatgcatggtttgcatggcttgcatggctCATATGGTTTGCAgtgctttattttgtttttttgtctctctctatttattagttttattcatttatttacttatttttagaaaattgcatgagcttaataatcatattcatttcgtttttatttatatatttattaatttattttgatagagagTTGCTTGAGTTGATAACTCATTTTAGTTTTGCAtgtgatttataattttaatttcgtTTAAAATTAcacattttggatttttaattctcaGTTACATGCTTCTTTTTTATTGTTCTAacccttagttttttttttatttgtaattttattttccttttacttttttattatttgttttgcatggattCCACGTGCTCCATATAAGGAAGGGAGTGAGGCGGTGttcaagagaagaaaaagaaagaaagaaggaaatggAGCATGCATGGGAAATGAAGGGAACACcattagagaaagaaaattgagacagcgagagagaagaagaaagaaaaggaaaactcaccagaaaatgaagaggaaacactcatgggaaaagaaaaggaatgtgGTAATCTGAGAAAGGGAGAGAAAGACGCCATTAGAGAAAGGAAATTGAGATAGCCGGTGATTggagaaagaggaagagagaaaaggaaaactcaCCAAAAAATGAAGAGGGAGCACGCatggaagaggaaaataaaTGTGGTAATCTgagaaagtgagagaaagacaccatgagaagaagaaaattgagaCAGTCGGTGATTGGAGAGAGAgtaagagagaaaaagaaagacaacaTTAGGGAAAAAAGATTGAGACAAccggagaaagaaaaaaaggaaggtgAAAAAGAAGATAGCAAGGGAAAAAAAGCAACTGAGATGAAAACACTCAGCTAGAGAAAAATGAGATGCCACAGATTTTTGAAGGGGGTACAAGAACCAGTCGCACAATTTGCCAAGGCTGCCACCTAGTCTTCAAAAGAAGGGAGAAGTTTCTGAGTTGGTGCGTGTGGTCGATCTGTCAATTGGACAACCCGATTTTATTAAACCAAGTCCAATTCCAGGGGTTCGTGTCATTGTAGTCTTTTGCCTCATGGGTGATCATCGAATTCATATTATTGATATCCATGTTGGGTTGAATGAAGATGGTTTGATAATGGAATGAGAGATTTTTGTGGT is a window from the Vitis riparia cultivar Riparia Gloire de Montpellier isolate 1030 chromosome 9, EGFV_Vit.rip_1.0, whole genome shotgun sequence genome containing:
- the LOC117921777 gene encoding uncharacterized protein LOC117921777, with amino-acid sequence MDFIIGLSKSEDNGSIIVIMDRFSKYVTFIAAPIDCTAEETTRLFLKHVVKYWGLPKFIISDCDPGFIGKCWTDLFKLMGWHEQVDIARSYLNKAAKKMKKWANKKRHHTEYKVRDMVLVKLLPQQFKSLRPVHKGLVRRYEEPFPILGKVGKVSYRVELPPRLKIHPVFHVSYLKPYHEDKDDSSRGLSKRAPTAIVTSYDKEVEHILVDRVIRRRGVPPVTEYLVKWKRLPESEASWEPADALW